TTTAGCAATTTGTAAGAAAATTGTCGAATGTCATCGAGGACGCATTTGGGTTGAGTCAGAACTTAGTCAAGGCGCAACTTTCTACTTTACGATTCCGATAGGGGGACGCAAGCGTGAGCTTAGAAACGGACGAAAAGCAGAAAACCATATTTCTGGTTGAAGATAATCGAGGCGATATTCGTCTCATTCAAGAAGCTTTAAAGAATAGTTCCGTACCGCATCAAGTGGTCACGGTGAGGAATGGGATGGACGCAATGGCATATCTTCGCCAAGAAGGAGAATACGCTGATGCAGTCCGTCCAGACCTCATCCTGCTTGATTTAAACTTACCAAAAAAAGACGGTCGCGAAGTTCTCGCAGAAATCAAAGCTGACCCCAAATTAAAGCGTATTCCTGTAGTCGTCCTCACAACTTCTAAAAATGAGGACGACATTT
The Oscillatoria salina IIICB1 DNA segment above includes these coding regions:
- a CDS encoding response regulator, with amino-acid sequence MSLETDEKQKTIFLVEDNRGDIRLIQEALKNSSVPHQVVTVRNGMDAMAYLRQEGEYADAVRPDLILLDLNLPKKDGREVLAEIKADPKLKRIPVVVLTTSKNEDDIFHSYDLHVNCYITKSRNLSELFKIVKGIEEFWLETATLPGE